A single Mus caroli chromosome 15, CAROLI_EIJ_v1.1, whole genome shotgun sequence DNA region contains:
- the Tarbp2 gene encoding RISC-loading complex subunit TARBP2 isoform X2: protein MSEEDQGSGTTTGCGLPSIEQMLAANPGKTPISLLQEYGTRIGKTPVYDLLKAEGQAHQPNFTFRVTVGDTSCTDSSPPEDTPVVAAEAAAPVPSAVLTRSPPMEMQPPVSPQQSECNPVGALQELVVQKGWRLPEYMVTQESGPAHRKEFTMTCRVERFIEIGSGTSKKLAKRNAAAKMLLRVHTVPLDARDGNEAEPDDDHFSIGVSSRLDGLRNRGPGCTWDSLRNSVGEKILSLRSCSVGSLGALGSACCSVLSELSEEQAFHVSYLDIEELSLSGLCQCLVELSTQPATVCYGSATTREAARGDAAHRALQYLRIMAGSK, encoded by the exons ATGAGTGAAGAGGATCAGGGCTCCGGCACTACTACAGGCTGCGGGCTGCCCAG CATAGAGCAAATGCTGGCCGCCAACCCGGGCAAGACCCCGATCAGCCTTCTTCAGGAGTATGGGACCAGAATAGGAAAGACGCCCGTGTACGACCTTCTCAAAGCCGAGGGCCAGGCCCATCAACCTAATTTCACCTTCCGGGTCACCGTTGGCGACACCAGCTGCACTG ACTCTTCACCACCTGAGGACACTCCTGTCGTTGCTGCAGAAGCTGCTGCTCCTGTTCCATCTGCTGTACTAACCAG GAGCCCTCCCATGGAGATGCAGCCCCCTGTCTCTCCTCAGCAGTCTGAGTGCAACCCTGTCGGTGCTCTGCAG GAGCTGGTGGTGCAGAAAGGCTGGCGTTTGCCAGAGTACATGGTGACCCAGGAGTCTGGGCCTGCTCACCGCAAAGAGTTCACCATGACTTGCCGGGTGGAGCGTTTCATTGAGATTG GCAGTGGCACTTCCAAAAAGCTGGCAAAGCGTAACGCAGCAGCTAAGATGCTCCTTCGAGTACACACCGTACCTCTGGACGCCCGGGATGGCAATGAGGCAGAGCCTGATGACGATCATTTTTCCATT GGCGTGAGCTCCCGCCTGGATGGACTGAGGAATCGTGGGCCAGGCTGCACCTGGGATTCCTTGCGGAATTCTGTGGGAGAAAAGATCCTGTCCCTCCGCAGTTGCTCCGTGGGTTCTCTAGgggctctgggctctgcctgCTGCAGTGTCCTCAGTGAGCTCTCTGAGGAGCAGGCTTTCCATGTCAGCTATCTGGATATTG AGGAACTGAGCCTGAgtgggctctgccagtgcctagtGGAACTGTCCACCCAGCCAGCCACTGTGTGTTATGGTTCTGCAACCACCAGGGAGGCAGCCCGAGGTGATGCTGCTCACCGCGCCCTACAGTACCTCAGGATCATGGCGGGTAGCAAGTAG
- the Atf7 gene encoding cyclic AMP-dependent transcription factor ATF-7 isoform X1 gives MGDDRPFVCSAPGCGQRFTNEDHLAVHKHKHEMTLKFGPARTDSVIIADQTPTPTRFLKNCEEVGLFNELASSFEHEFKKASDDDEKKGAAGPLDMSLPSTPDIKIKEEEPVEVDSSPPDSPASSPCSPPLKEKEVTTKPVVISTPTPTIVRPGSLPLHLGYDPLHPTLPSPTSVITQAPPSNRQIGSPTGSLPLVMHLANGQTMPMLPGPPVQMPSVISLARPVSMVPNIPGIPGPPVNNSGSISPSGHPMPSEAKMRLKATLTHQVSSINGGCGMVVGTASTMVTARPEQNQILIQHPDAPSPAQPQVSPAQPTPSTGGRRRRTVDEDPDERRQRFLERNRAAASRCRQKRKLWVSSLEKKAEELTSQNIQLSNEVTLLRNEVAQLKQLLLAHKDCPVTALQKKTQGYLESPKESSEPTGSPAPVIQHSSASAPSNGLSVRSAAEAVATSVLTQMASQRTELSMPIQSHVIMTPQSQSAGR, from the exons ATCAAACGCCTACTCCAACTAGATTCCTGAAGAACTGTGAGGAAGTGGGGCTCTTCAATGAACTAGCTAGTTCCTTTGAACATGAATTTAAGAAAGCTTCTGATGACGATGAGAAAAAG GGTGCTGCTGGGCCTCTTGACATGTCTCTGCCTTCTACACCAGACATCAAAATcaaggaagaagagccagtggAAGTAGACTCATCGCCCCCTGACAGTCCCGCTTCTAGCCCCTGTTCCCCGCCACTAAAGGAGAAG GAAGTTACCACAAAACCGGTTGTGATCTCTACCCCTACACCCACCATTGTACGTCCTGGCTCCCTGCCTCTCCACTTAGGTTATGATCCACTTCATCCAACTCTTCCTTCCCCAACCTCTGTCATCACACAGGCTCCGCCATCCAACAGGCAAATAGG ATCTCCTACTGGCTCCCTCCCTCTCGTCATGCATCTTGCTAATGGACAGACCATGCCTATGTTGCCAGGGCCTCCAGTACAGATGCCTTCTGTTATTTCG CTGGCCAGACCTGTGTCCATGGTGCCCAACATTCCTGGTATACCTGGCCCACCGGTTAACAATAGTGGCTCCATTTCTCCCTCTGGCCACCCTATGCCATCAGAAGCCAAAATG AGACTAAAAGCCACGCTGACCCATCAAGTTTCTTCAATCAATGGAGGTTGTGGAATGGTGGTGGGTACTGCAAGCACCATGGTGACTGCCCGTCCAGAGCAGAACCAGATCCTCATCCAGCACCCAGATGCCCCATCCCCTGCCCAGCCACAG GTCTCTCCAGCTCAGCCCACCCCTAGCACTGGGGGACGGCGACGGCGTACAGTGGATGAAGATCCAGATGAGCGGCGGCAGCGGTTTTTAGAGCGAAACAGAGCTGCAGCCTCTCGATGCCGGCAAAAGCGGAAACTGTGGGTGTCCTCCCtggaaaagaaggcagaagaacTTACTTCTCAGAACATTCAGCTAAGT AATGAAGTCACATTACTACGCAATGAGGTGGCTCAGTTGAAGCAGCTACTGTTAGCTCATAAAGACTGCCCAGTCACTGCACTACAGAAAAAGACTCAAGGCTACCTAG AAAGTCCCAAGGAAAGCTCAGAGCCAACGGGTTCTCCAGCCCCAGTGATTCAGCACAGTTCCGCATCAGCCCCTAGCAATGGCCTTAGTGTTCGATCTGCAGCTGAAGCTGTGGCCACCTCGGTCCTCACTCAGATGGCCAGCCAAAGGACAGAACTGAGCATGCCCATACAGTCACATGTGATCATGACCCCACAGTCGCAGTCTGCGGGCAGATGA
- the Tarbp2 gene encoding RISC-loading complex subunit TARBP2 isoform X3, with protein sequence MFKAHFCCCSQGPSKKAAKHKAAEVALKHLKGGSMLEPALEDSSSFSLLDSSPPEDTPVVAAEAAAPVPSAVLTRSPPMEMQPPVSPQQSECNPVGALQELVVQKGWRLPEYMVTQESGPAHRKEFTMTCRVERFIEIGSGTSKKLAKRNAAAKMLLRVHTVPLDARDGNEAEPDDDHFSIGVSSRLDGLRNRGPGCTWDSLRNSVGEKILSLRSCSVGSLGALGSACCSVLSELSEEQAFHVSYLDIEELSLSGLCQCLVELSTQPATVCYGSATTREAARGDAAHRALQYLRIMAGSK encoded by the exons ATGTTCAAGGcccatttctgttgctgta GTCAGGGCCCCAGCAAGAAGGCAGCCAAGCACAAGGCAGCTGAGGTGGCCCTCAAACACCTCAAAGGGGGGAGCATGCTGGAACCAGCCCTGGAGGACAGCAG ttctttttctctcctaGACTCTTCACCACCTGAGGACACTCCTGTCGTTGCTGCAGAAGCTGCTGCTCCTGTTCCATCTGCTGTACTAACCAG GAGCCCTCCCATGGAGATGCAGCCCCCTGTCTCTCCTCAGCAGTCTGAGTGCAACCCTGTCGGTGCTCTGCAG GAGCTGGTGGTGCAGAAAGGCTGGCGTTTGCCAGAGTACATGGTGACCCAGGAGTCTGGGCCTGCTCACCGCAAAGAGTTCACCATGACTTGCCGGGTGGAGCGTTTCATTGAGATTG GCAGTGGCACTTCCAAAAAGCTGGCAAAGCGTAACGCAGCAGCTAAGATGCTCCTTCGAGTACACACCGTACCTCTGGACGCCCGGGATGGCAATGAGGCAGAGCCTGATGACGATCATTTTTCCATT GGCGTGAGCTCCCGCCTGGATGGACTGAGGAATCGTGGGCCAGGCTGCACCTGGGATTCCTTGCGGAATTCTGTGGGAGAAAAGATCCTGTCCCTCCGCAGTTGCTCCGTGGGTTCTCTAGgggctctgggctctgcctgCTGCAGTGTCCTCAGTGAGCTCTCTGAGGAGCAGGCTTTCCATGTCAGCTATCTGGATATTG AGGAACTGAGCCTGAgtgggctctgccagtgcctagtGGAACTGTCCACCCAGCCAGCCACTGTGTGTTATGGTTCTGCAACCACCAGGGAGGCAGCCCGAGGTGATGCTGCTCACCGCGCCCTACAGTACCTCAGGATCATGGCGGGTAGCAAGTAG
- the Tarbp2 gene encoding RISC-loading complex subunit TARBP2 isoform X4 encodes MSEEDQGSGTTTGCGLPSSFSLLDSSPPEDTPVVAAEAAAPVPSAVLTRSPPMEMQPPVSPQQSECNPVGALQELVVQKGWRLPEYMVTQESGPAHRKEFTMTCRVERFIEIGSGTSKKLAKRNAAAKMLLRVHTVPLDARDGNEAEPDDDHFSIGVSSRLDGLRNRGPGCTWDSLRNSVGEKILSLRSCSVGSLGALGSACCSVLSELSEEQAFHVSYLDIEELSLSGLCQCLVELSTQPATVCYGSATTREAARGDAAHRALQYLRIMAGSK; translated from the exons ATGAGTGAAGAGGATCAGGGCTCCGGCACTACTACAGGCTGCGGGCTGCCCAG ttctttttctctcctaGACTCTTCACCACCTGAGGACACTCCTGTCGTTGCTGCAGAAGCTGCTGCTCCTGTTCCATCTGCTGTACTAACCAG GAGCCCTCCCATGGAGATGCAGCCCCCTGTCTCTCCTCAGCAGTCTGAGTGCAACCCTGTCGGTGCTCTGCAG GAGCTGGTGGTGCAGAAAGGCTGGCGTTTGCCAGAGTACATGGTGACCCAGGAGTCTGGGCCTGCTCACCGCAAAGAGTTCACCATGACTTGCCGGGTGGAGCGTTTCATTGAGATTG GCAGTGGCACTTCCAAAAAGCTGGCAAAGCGTAACGCAGCAGCTAAGATGCTCCTTCGAGTACACACCGTACCTCTGGACGCCCGGGATGGCAATGAGGCAGAGCCTGATGACGATCATTTTTCCATT GGCGTGAGCTCCCGCCTGGATGGACTGAGGAATCGTGGGCCAGGCTGCACCTGGGATTCCTTGCGGAATTCTGTGGGAGAAAAGATCCTGTCCCTCCGCAGTTGCTCCGTGGGTTCTCTAGgggctctgggctctgcctgCTGCAGTGTCCTCAGTGAGCTCTCTGAGGAGCAGGCTTTCCATGTCAGCTATCTGGATATTG AGGAACTGAGCCTGAgtgggctctgccagtgcctagtGGAACTGTCCACCCAGCCAGCCACTGTGTGTTATGGTTCTGCAACCACCAGGGAGGCAGCCCGAGGTGATGCTGCTCACCGCGCCCTACAGTACCTCAGGATCATGGCGGGTAGCAAGTAG
- the Tarbp2 gene encoding RISC-loading complex subunit TARBP2 isoform X1, whose amino-acid sequence MSEEDQGSGTTTGCGLPSIEQMLAANPGKTPISLLQEYGTRIGKTPVYDLLKAEGQAHQPNFTFRVTVGDTSCTGQGPSKKAAKHKAAEVALKHLKGGSMLEPALEDSSSFSLLDSSPPEDTPVVAAEAAAPVPSAVLTRSPPMEMQPPVSPQQSECNPVGALQELVVQKGWRLPEYMVTQESGPAHRKEFTMTCRVERFIEIGSGTSKKLAKRNAAAKMLLRVHTVPLDARDGNEAEPDDDHFSIGVSSRLDGLRNRGPGCTWDSLRNSVGEKILSLRSCSVGSLGALGSACCSVLSELSEEQAFHVSYLDIEELSLSGLCQCLVELSTQPATVCYGSATTREAARGDAAHRALQYLRIMAGSK is encoded by the exons ATGAGTGAAGAGGATCAGGGCTCCGGCACTACTACAGGCTGCGGGCTGCCCAG CATAGAGCAAATGCTGGCCGCCAACCCGGGCAAGACCCCGATCAGCCTTCTTCAGGAGTATGGGACCAGAATAGGAAAGACGCCCGTGTACGACCTTCTCAAAGCCGAGGGCCAGGCCCATCAACCTAATTTCACCTTCCGGGTCACCGTTGGCGACACCAGCTGCACTG GTCAGGGCCCCAGCAAGAAGGCAGCCAAGCACAAGGCAGCTGAGGTGGCCCTCAAACACCTCAAAGGGGGGAGCATGCTGGAACCAGCCCTGGAGGACAGCAG ttctttttctctcctaGACTCTTCACCACCTGAGGACACTCCTGTCGTTGCTGCAGAAGCTGCTGCTCCTGTTCCATCTGCTGTACTAACCAG GAGCCCTCCCATGGAGATGCAGCCCCCTGTCTCTCCTCAGCAGTCTGAGTGCAACCCTGTCGGTGCTCTGCAG GAGCTGGTGGTGCAGAAAGGCTGGCGTTTGCCAGAGTACATGGTGACCCAGGAGTCTGGGCCTGCTCACCGCAAAGAGTTCACCATGACTTGCCGGGTGGAGCGTTTCATTGAGATTG GCAGTGGCACTTCCAAAAAGCTGGCAAAGCGTAACGCAGCAGCTAAGATGCTCCTTCGAGTACACACCGTACCTCTGGACGCCCGGGATGGCAATGAGGCAGAGCCTGATGACGATCATTTTTCCATT GGCGTGAGCTCCCGCCTGGATGGACTGAGGAATCGTGGGCCAGGCTGCACCTGGGATTCCTTGCGGAATTCTGTGGGAGAAAAGATCCTGTCCCTCCGCAGTTGCTCCGTGGGTTCTCTAGgggctctgggctctgcctgCTGCAGTGTCCTCAGTGAGCTCTCTGAGGAGCAGGCTTTCCATGTCAGCTATCTGGATATTG AGGAACTGAGCCTGAgtgggctctgccagtgcctagtGGAACTGTCCACCCAGCCAGCCACTGTGTGTTATGGTTCTGCAACCACCAGGGAGGCAGCCCGAGGTGATGCTGCTCACCGCGCCCTACAGTACCTCAGGATCATGGCGGGTAGCAAGTAG
- the Npff gene encoding pro-FMRFamide-related neuropeptide FF: MDSKWAALLLLLLLNWGHTEEAGSWGEDQVFAGEDKGPHPPQYAHIPDRIQTPGSLLRVLLQAMDTPRRSPAFLFQPQRFGRSAWGSWRKEQLNPQASQFWSLAAPQRFGKK; the protein is encoded by the exons ATGGACTCCAAGTGGgctgctctgctgctgctgctactgctgaaCTGGGGCCACACTGAAGAGGCAGGAAGCTGGGGTGAAGACCAAGTCTTTGCA GGAGAAGATAAGGGACCCCACCCACCACAGTATGCCCACATTCCAGACAGGATCCAGACTCCTGGGTCCCTCTTGCGTGTTCTGCTCCAGGCCATGGACACACCTAGAAGGAGCCCAGCCTTCCTGTTTCAGCCCCAGAG GTTTGGCAGAAGTGCATGGGGGTCCTGGAGGAAGGAACAGCTAAATCCGCAGGCCAGCCAGTTCTGGAGCCTGGCCGCTCCTCAGCGCTTTGGGAAGAAGTAG
- the Atf7 gene encoding cyclic AMP-dependent transcription factor ATF-7 isoform X2: MKYGRRQTVCVQCPGLWTDQTPTPTRFLKNCEEGAAGPLDMSLPSTPDIKIKEEEPVEVDSSPPDSPASSPCSPPLKEKEVTTKPVVISTPTPTIVRPGSLPLHLGYDPLHPTLPSPTSVITQAPPSNRQIGSPTGSLPLVMHLANGQTMPMLPGPPVQMPSVISLARPVSMVPNIPGIPGPPVNNSGSISPSGHPMPSEAKMRLKATLTHQVSSINGGCGMVVGTASTMVTARPEQNQILIQHPDAPSPAQPQVSPAQPTPSTGGRRRRTVDEDPDERRQRFLERNRAAASRCRQKRKLWVSSLEKKAEELTSQNIQLSNEVTLLRNEVAQLKQLLLAHKDCPVTALQKKTQGYLESPKESSEPTGSPAPVIQHSSASAPSNGLSVRSAAEAVATSVLTQMASQRTELSMPIQSHVIMTPQSQSAGR, from the exons ATCAAACGCCTACTCCAACTAGATTCCTGAAGAACTGTGAGGAA GGTGCTGCTGGGCCTCTTGACATGTCTCTGCCTTCTACACCAGACATCAAAATcaaggaagaagagccagtggAAGTAGACTCATCGCCCCCTGACAGTCCCGCTTCTAGCCCCTGTTCCCCGCCACTAAAGGAGAAG GAAGTTACCACAAAACCGGTTGTGATCTCTACCCCTACACCCACCATTGTACGTCCTGGCTCCCTGCCTCTCCACTTAGGTTATGATCCACTTCATCCAACTCTTCCTTCCCCAACCTCTGTCATCACACAGGCTCCGCCATCCAACAGGCAAATAGG ATCTCCTACTGGCTCCCTCCCTCTCGTCATGCATCTTGCTAATGGACAGACCATGCCTATGTTGCCAGGGCCTCCAGTACAGATGCCTTCTGTTATTTCG CTGGCCAGACCTGTGTCCATGGTGCCCAACATTCCTGGTATACCTGGCCCACCGGTTAACAATAGTGGCTCCATTTCTCCCTCTGGCCACCCTATGCCATCAGAAGCCAAAATG AGACTAAAAGCCACGCTGACCCATCAAGTTTCTTCAATCAATGGAGGTTGTGGAATGGTGGTGGGTACTGCAAGCACCATGGTGACTGCCCGTCCAGAGCAGAACCAGATCCTCATCCAGCACCCAGATGCCCCATCCCCTGCCCAGCCACAG GTCTCTCCAGCTCAGCCCACCCCTAGCACTGGGGGACGGCGACGGCGTACAGTGGATGAAGATCCAGATGAGCGGCGGCAGCGGTTTTTAGAGCGAAACAGAGCTGCAGCCTCTCGATGCCGGCAAAAGCGGAAACTGTGGGTGTCCTCCCtggaaaagaaggcagaagaacTTACTTCTCAGAACATTCAGCTAAGT AATGAAGTCACATTACTACGCAATGAGGTGGCTCAGTTGAAGCAGCTACTGTTAGCTCATAAAGACTGCCCAGTCACTGCACTACAGAAAAAGACTCAAGGCTACCTAG AAAGTCCCAAGGAAAGCTCAGAGCCAACGGGTTCTCCAGCCCCAGTGATTCAGCACAGTTCCGCATCAGCCCCTAGCAATGGCCTTAGTGTTCGATCTGCAGCTGAAGCTGTGGCCACCTCGGTCCTCACTCAGATGGCCAGCCAAAGGACAGAACTGAGCATGCCCATACAGTCACATGTGATCATGACCCCACAGTCGCAGTCTGCGGGCAGATGA
- the Tarbp2 gene encoding RISC-loading complex subunit TARBP2 isoform X5 encodes MLAANPGKTPISLLQEYGTRIGKTPVYDLLKAEGQAHQPNFTFRVTVGDTSCTGQGPSKKAAKHKAAEVALKHLKGGSMLEPALEDSSSFSLLDSSPPEDTPVVAAEAAAPVPSAVLTRSPPMEMQPPVSPQQSECNPVGALQELVVQKGWRLPEYMVTQESGPAHRKEFTMTCRVERFIEIGSGTSKKLAKRNAAAKMLLRVHTVPLDARDGNEAEPDDDHFSIGVSSRLDGLRNRGPGCTWDSLRNSVGEKILSLRSCSVGSLGALGSACCSVLSELSEEQAFHVSYLDIEELSLSGLCQCLVELSTQPATVCYGSATTREAARGDAAHRALQYLRIMAGSK; translated from the exons ATGCTGGCCGCCAACCCGGGCAAGACCCCGATCAGCCTTCTTCAGGAGTATGGGACCAGAATAGGAAAGACGCCCGTGTACGACCTTCTCAAAGCCGAGGGCCAGGCCCATCAACCTAATTTCACCTTCCGGGTCACCGTTGGCGACACCAGCTGCACTG GTCAGGGCCCCAGCAAGAAGGCAGCCAAGCACAAGGCAGCTGAGGTGGCCCTCAAACACCTCAAAGGGGGGAGCATGCTGGAACCAGCCCTGGAGGACAGCAG ttctttttctctcctaGACTCTTCACCACCTGAGGACACTCCTGTCGTTGCTGCAGAAGCTGCTGCTCCTGTTCCATCTGCTGTACTAACCAG GAGCCCTCCCATGGAGATGCAGCCCCCTGTCTCTCCTCAGCAGTCTGAGTGCAACCCTGTCGGTGCTCTGCAG GAGCTGGTGGTGCAGAAAGGCTGGCGTTTGCCAGAGTACATGGTGACCCAGGAGTCTGGGCCTGCTCACCGCAAAGAGTTCACCATGACTTGCCGGGTGGAGCGTTTCATTGAGATTG GCAGTGGCACTTCCAAAAAGCTGGCAAAGCGTAACGCAGCAGCTAAGATGCTCCTTCGAGTACACACCGTACCTCTGGACGCCCGGGATGGCAATGAGGCAGAGCCTGATGACGATCATTTTTCCATT GGCGTGAGCTCCCGCCTGGATGGACTGAGGAATCGTGGGCCAGGCTGCACCTGGGATTCCTTGCGGAATTCTGTGGGAGAAAAGATCCTGTCCCTCCGCAGTTGCTCCGTGGGTTCTCTAGgggctctgggctctgcctgCTGCAGTGTCCTCAGTGAGCTCTCTGAGGAGCAGGCTTTCCATGTCAGCTATCTGGATATTG AGGAACTGAGCCTGAgtgggctctgccagtgcctagtGGAACTGTCCACCCAGCCAGCCACTGTGTGTTATGGTTCTGCAACCACCAGGGAGGCAGCCCGAGGTGATGCTGCTCACCGCGCCCTACAGTACCTCAGGATCATGGCGGGTAGCAAGTAG